The proteins below are encoded in one region of Anoplopoma fimbria isolate UVic2021 breed Golden Eagle Sablefish chromosome 19, Afim_UVic_2022, whole genome shotgun sequence:
- the admb gene encoding uncharacterized protein admb has protein sequence MRLTLHTVICCCVFTTVLPLVKGSAGELNTSLKKRYKVWLQTRMKRDLCNSTVTDNEQNSGVHVGPQQDENAKSVSPPSSTGPPVRCSRSTSPKSSGCNLVTCVYQDLLHRLHQTNNKLKSCSPGHKIGSNGYGRRRRSLLDDVRHGLRTGRQRRSTEAASNVSSAAEIQDKSCGPSLKYP, from the exons ATGAGATTAACTCTGCACACTGtcatctgctgctgtgttttcaccACCGTCCTGCCACTGGTGAAAGGCTCTGCAGGGGAGCTCAACACCAGCCTGAAAAAAAG GTATAAAGTATGGCTGCAGACCCGCATGAAAAGAGACCTGTGCAACAGCACAGTGACAGACAATGAGCAGAACTCTGGCGTCCATGTTGGACCACAGCAGGATGAGAATGCAAAAAGTGTCTCGCCTCCATCAAG CACTGGGCCACCAGTCAGATGCAGCAGGTCAACATCCCCCAAATCATCCGGCTGCAATCTTGTCACATGCGTGTACCAAGACCTGCTCCACCGGCTGCACCAGACCAACAACAAGCTAAAGTCTTGCTCCCCTGGGCACAAGATTGGCTCAAACGGCTACGGACGCCGCCGCCGCTCCCTCCTCGATGACGTTCGGCATGGCCTCcggacaggaagacagagacgGAGCACCGAAGCTG CTTCCAACGTGAGCTCGGCAGCAGAGATACAAGACAAATCCTGCGGACCTTCTCTGAAATACCCGTGA